DNA sequence from the Pseudoliparis swirei isolate HS2019 ecotype Mariana Trench chromosome 6, NWPU_hadal_v1, whole genome shotgun sequence genome:
ccgccggccacgctggatcgatgggtCCCTCGTGGGAGGTACTGCAACAGATGCTGTGAGAGATGCTCTCATGTTGTCTTGGTCGCACCTGTCTCtagatatatacaatatatctaCGCTAATATCACCGTTTCAGTCtcgtacatttttttaatgtacatcTTCAACAACGAGGGACATCGTTTCACAAATcacacctcctctgtctccccctgaCGTCATCTTTGTAGTCTACGCATGGTTGAACGTATTATTGTGGTTTGCTGTAAGTGTAACAGGGTAATGTCTGATTATTTTGTCCAGGGAAACCAGGATTTCTCACAACCAATTAAATCTAATATCAAAATTCACAGCTTTAGACAATTCATGACGAAATCAGTCATTTCACCCAAAAAAGCCTGcttaaaaaagacattttaaggTTCCAACTTTGACAAAAACACCATGAACCAAACTGACAAAAGTTATTtaacaagaataaataataatagataatTGTTAAAATGTGCTCTGCAGCGAGCCGGTTctgtatatttataatgtatggTCAGCAGAGTGATGCTCTCCATCCACAGAGAGCACTTTGTGCAAGTCGGCTTCCTTTATGTACGACTTTCCCTCTCTTGATGTAGTGATGAGCAATGAAGTAGAAGTATTTGTGTGGCCCGTGTAGACGCCGAAGCACTATTTTCTTTATCCTCCTGTTCCGATAAGCTATCCTCGTCTTGAGAGAAAAGCTGATCAGCATGACCCATTGGGATTTCTCTGTGGCTTTCGAGAGCAAAACATGGGAATGATGAATGTTGAGTGTAAGGATATCTAATTGataagaaaaattaaataatgacTGCTAAAACAGGATCATGTAAATTACAGGTAGTGGAGTCTCGTCCTATTCGTAGCAGCACATCCTCATCTTCTCCGTCTACCTTTTTAATGAGAAACCATTTTCAGCCACATGTTGAACTGCCTGCGTATTGCATTTAAAACGTACACCTCATTGCCATTTATTCTTGCACAGTTTGTTCACGACTGTCGGCTCTCATTTTATCAGGTCATAAACAAGTTCACCTAACTTTGTTGATCAATAACTGAATATCACGGTTGAGGTTCAGTATTTACGGCAGTTGTAACACAATATGGTGGAGATTGTCTCCATCCGTGAGAGCTGTCGATTTTTATAGCAGTTTTTGAAATGATAGTTTTTGCTGGATTCGGTGCAAAACAATGTTAAGATGACATATTATTAGACATTTTATAGCCGAAATGATTATTCTACCAAGTAACCAGATGATTTATTGACAGTTGTTAAACTATTCAGTTTCACCGCTGATAGAGCTGCATGAGGAAGCTGGTGCCCTTACAGTGTGTACACTATCTGTGCGTCACAAACTCAAATAATTAAACATTGGTTGCAggataaagcaaaacaaatcgCTTGTGagaatacagatatatatatatatatatatatatatatactgcagcTTGAATGACtgtcttttaaataattttccaTCCCTGTAAGAAACATTCATACACTCTTCCAAGAATGCGCTCACATTTGACtcataaatgaaaggaaactgagtTACAGTAATTCTTAGTTGTGTTAGCAATCCTGAGGATCGGCTTGAGGAGTTGGCTGAAGTCATGGCTGTAATAATAAAAGCAATTTTTCAGCTTGGGACGAGCCGTGACAAGCAACGGCACTGGCAGCATCATCGAAAACAACAACCACTGAAGTAAATCTTCTACGCttgccctcctctctccatgagATAACATTACTGTTGCTATCACAGAGGAATGGATCATTTGTTTGATAATGTCTCGTATGCATTGATCACCGTgccataaagacacataaagaaaCGCATATATTAATGTTTGTGAAGTAGAGCATTCAGGTGAGAAACGAGTTGTTATCACATTCTGTTTAAACTTCTGTTTTTCAGTGACCAAGAACCCCCGTACTCCATGATCACTTTGCACGAGATGGCAGAGACCGGTAAGGAAAAATCACTCTTTCACTCACTGGGCACGGACCTATTCAACAGCCCTTCATCCAGTTAAAATAGTACAGATATGGTAAGCAATGTGACGTAATGAGACGGAGGCAATTAAATGGGAAAATGTGGGAACATTGTCTCTCCTCAGAAACAGTAATTTGACAAAGTGActcacgtctcaacagacaACACGATTTCCTGGTCGGTTCTTAGTCTTGTGCACAACACTTCAGGTTGAAAGTAAACCATCCGATGCACTGTAGTAATCGTTATTGCCTGGTGAGGAGTCACAGGAATTTAGACTCCTCTGAATATGCTCCCTCGGGCTGAGTTGGTGGTTGTTTTTGAGAACTGCCGAGGCGGTGATATTTCAGTAGCTTCGCCATCAGCAGACAGTCATCTCCCTCCGTTCAGTGATGGGTTTTTCCTTTTTAGCCTCTTttgatactgtgtgtgtgtgtatgtgtctctctctcaatcgCCATTGATACGTGTTGTTCAAAAGCTGCGCAGAGAGCGTAATGCGTTTGGGTTTAGCTGTATTCTGTTGTCAAGAAGAAACACAGTTTTGAGGACCAACATGTTAAAGACCTGCAGCGTCGTGTGTTGCTCACTACTTACTGACTGAGCTGACTTTCATTGGGATTTAAGTCTATTCAAAGCTTGACttgatgttgtgtgtttttggtaCTAATGTTCTCATTGTGCGTGTTGTGCCTTTTTTAATTCTTGCGCTTGCTCAtatggtgtttgatgctcgcgTGGCGTGGTGTTGCCGTCAAATGGTTCAGCAACCACCGAGTTGGGTCTTCGCTTGTAGACACTGAACCCCGATGGCAGCCGAGCAGCAAGCCCGTCCCTTCCTGTGGTTATGTACTTCGATGTTACATTATTCATCAGCCAGTTGGCAGAGGCTTTCACAAGTGTTGGAGTTTCTTGTTGAGTCGTCTAATGGACAGGAAATGGATGTTTTAGTATTTACGCTGCATTTTATAGTCATAATCCAGGTGCCTATCTCTCAAAGTGAGTTCAGCAGAGTTCAATTGTTTTCATTGGGACTAAGAGTGCTAATTTATTTTTCTAAGTGTGTGCTGTTGTAATGAAAGAACAGGAGAACCATCTCAATGGTCGGCTTACTTTAATCCGTTAAGTCTCAATATAATAGTTTACTCTCTTCCCCCTCAGATGATGGTTGGTTGGAGGTTGTCCAGTCTCTGATTCGAGTGATCCCATTGGACGATCCGCTTGGCCCTGCAGTGATAACCCTTCTGTTGGATGAGTGTCCCCTGCCCACCAAGGTTAGTGGCAAATAACTGTTTGGCACAGAAGGATTCATTTGGGGTAATAACTTTCAAATGATATGTTCTGTAACCTGGAAATGTCTTACCCCAACACTGACCAAGGCCTGaggtgaaaaagaaaacaatctcAACTAGCCCAGGTctaataaaagaatatatatatatatatatatacgtatgtctTCCCCTTTCCCATGGCCGTTCCTGTATTTTGGTGGTTTGTTTATGTACGATGGGACACGGCTAGAAACCTCATGGTCAGCTGTTTTTATACCTCGAGGAACTGGCTTCATCGcatgtattgttttcatttGGCCTCTGCTCCCCCCACACTCCCCCAAAccaccccccttttttcctttgGACAAATACAATCTGTTTGGGACCCCCTGCCTCCTGGTCCAAAGTAACCTGAGGACAAAGGACACACTATGAAACTGAACAGTATGAACTCTGTCGTCATTCCAGTGTTTGAACAGAATTATGCTCCACCTAACAAAACATATTTGGCAGGTTTCATATTTACAATGCAAAGTCTCAAACACACCGGCAGctacaaaaactaaataaaaactcGCCTGCAGGCGGTGCGTATGACATCACCGCCTGGACTCGAGGTATGAACGTGCTGCATTAGTAACACGTTGTCTCTGTTAATAAAGTCGTTTGGATTTGGTGTGCTTTATCCAGCTGTTGGTCCAGAGAATCACTGCAAGCACTAGCgtagtgtgtgcgtatgcgtgtgcTCACTTTCCCCCCCACTTGAATGTAATACTTTACCTTTTTATGGGGAATTCCCATCAAAATCCTGTATGGATTTGGTAACATTGTGACTGAAATTGTCCCTTTTCATTTCTCCATCTTCGGGAACGTTTGGATTGTTTGGTAGAAACTGTGTTGATGTGACTTCCATCAGAGTAACtgctccatctcctcccatcaGGACGCTCTCCAGAAACTGTCAGACATGTTGAGTCTGAGTTCGGCTGTGGCGCGACAGGACGCTCTGAACCCCGCGAAGCACAGAAACACCACAGCTGTCCTGGGATGCCTGGCAGAGAAACTGGCTGGTAAAGTCCACATTTATACTTCAAATCCTGTTGACTTGCTCGCTATGGACTTCTAGACATTGAAACATactttttacttgtgattttgacCCATTTGACACAATTTCTTTACGTTTCGTCTTTAGGTCCGGCTAGTATTGGATTGTTGAGCCCTGGAACCCTTGAGTACCTTCTAGAGAGCCTGgtgcgcacgcacacgcacacacacacacacacacactttagatgCATAACTGTCAGTGACCCAACTCATGCGCTAACGGATGTATGCGGGTCGATGCTTTTTATAGAATTTATCCTAAAAGAAAGACGGAGTGATGTTACAGTCAATAAAGAGAAGTGGCATTGCGTCATTGTCGGTTACAAGACGCTCTCACAATGAAGTAATAACAGAAGGCCTCGTTATGAGACgtctattattataataattattattattgttgtagtGTCATGAAAACAAATGTTGCCGACTGATGATCATTTCTGTGCAtctcctccagagctctgaaGCCCACCCCACTGTCATGCTGTTCGCCCTCATCGCTTTGGAGAAGTTCTCCCAGACCAGTGAGTTCATATCGAAGACGACGAGTCGGTTTGAATCTTGTGACTTCCTGACAAAACAAAACGCAAAGATGAGACAGAAAGTGCTCTTATCAAAGGAATGCCATGGCAACAGGCACGTCTCAACTTCTGCTTTCTACATCTTCCTTGTTGATAGTTTATCTACTTTTACATTTCACACAAAACAATGCTGTGAGGTAGAGATGCACATGTGCTGTTCATCAGCAGTTGTTCCTCTTTTCAAACATATATGTTCATTTCTTGCAGGTACAAATGCAAAATCAAAGCAATTTTATACTCTTTGAAGTCCCCACCAGGGAAATAGTTACTGGATGCAAAGTGTTGATGCATTCTCTCATGAACAATTAGGACTCGATGCAGAAAACTCAATAATTGGACATTTCAAACTCCATGATCTCCACGTTATGATTGCTTCTTCTTCCGCCCAACTCAAAAAGAATGAAATGAAGCAGATTCACACTTTATTTTTGCCAACAATTTGCGCCCGTACTCAATCATTGAGAATCAGGGCTTTTGCACTATGTTGCACGCTTTGGAAACGAGATGCAACATTCATCTTGACGTTTTTGACGGAAACAGCGAGACTCTACAACCGAAACGCAGCTAAAGTTATAGAGTCACTGAGGAAGGCAGGTCACGGGCTGTGCGTGGACATCCGTTGCCACAGAATCTAGTGTCTAGTTGTGACTTGCCTGTTTGAACACACCTGGTGCATCTCTTTGCCCTCAGGTGAGAACAAGCTAACGGTGTCTGAGTCGTGCATCAGCAATCGACTCGCTGTCCTGGAATCGTGGGCGGAGCATCCCGACTACCTGAAGAGGCAGGTCGGATTCTGCTCACAATGGAGTCTCGACAACCTGTGTGAGTACAAGTAGCCGCGATGCCTTTTCCACATTGTACGTTTGGGTTGGATCACATGCTTCAGGCTCTTTaagtaggcgtgtgtgtgtgtgtgtgtgtgtgtgaatcgaCAAAGAAATGTGAAAATGCTTCCTCTGTCGATCTCCGTCTAGTCCTAAAAGGTGGCCGTCAGTTCACTTTCGAGAAGGTCAACCTCACCAACGTCAACACCATGCTCAACAGCAATGACGTCAGCGAGTACCTCAAGATCTCCCCGACTGGactcgaggtgtgtgtgtgtgtgtgtcagagagtgtgagtcagtcagtcagtcagccgaTAGATTTATGAATGTTCTCCCTCTCTGCTGCCCTCCTCAGGCGCGGTGCGATGCCTCGTCCTTTGAGAGCGTGCGTTGCACATTCTGCGTGGATTCGGGTGTTTGGTACTACGAGGTGACGGTCATCACATCCGGCGTGATGCAAATCGGATGGGCCACCAAGGACAGCAAGTTCCTCAACCACGTATGCCTCTTCAGTGCCTGTACCGTTCAGCTCATCCAGATGTTCTACAGTCCCATAATGTTGTGTGTTCCTTCCAGGAGGGCTACGGGATAGGCGACGATGAGTACTCGTGTGCGTATGATGGCTGCAGGCAGCTCATCTGGTACAACGCTCGCAGTAAACCTCACTCTCACGCCTGCTGGAAGGAGGGTATGCAGTTTCACACGCTCACTACTGCTCCTCAACCACATACGTCAAAGAAAGTTTGTTTGTCGGACTGAACATTAGAAAGTGAATAGACACCCTGCTTACGATATCCAACGTATCTGTTTAGAAATTGCTTCATCGTATTTAGTTTCTCTGGGGTGATTTTGTGATTTTTAGCACCCACACGCTGCCGTCAGTACCGGCCTCTGATTAACCTCCCACACGGAGGATCAGATAATAGGAACAACAGCGAGCCAAGACTTTATTATTCTGCGTGTGGGGCGTGTGTTTAGGAGACGCCATCGGCTTCCTGTTGGACCTCAGCAAGAAGCAGATGGTTTTCTATCTGAACGGACATCAGCTGCCGCCGGAGAAACAGGTCTTCTCCTCAGCCACgtaagcgcacacacacacacacacacacacacacacacacagtcacctcCTTAATCTGTCACgttttgatttattgattaaCTGTTCTTCCTCGTACAcatctttccttttctctctctttccttcctccttttctgtacctttttttttctttctttgctctCTTCTGTCCCTTTTCTCAAATTAACCCCCGTCTCTTCTTCACTTCTGTGTGCATCAGGTCCGGTTTCTTTGCAGCAGCCAGCTTCATGTCTTACCAGCAGTGCGAGTTTAACTTTGGGGCCAAGCCTTTCCGTCACCCACCGTCTGTGAAGTTCAGCACCTTCAACGATTTTGCTTCACTGCTGCCCAGTGAAAAGATCATCCTACCCAGGTAACGCCATGACGCTGCTCCTCAGAGGGATTTCTAGTGCCTAAAATAGGCGTGGAACATGGGAAGGCTGTTGTCTTACCTAACTGTCCCCTGGCTAGCGAAGCATTAGTGCACACGGCGTCCAGAGGACGAGGATGATTTGGATCTCTCATTAGTTTGATGGCTGCGTTAAAGCAACTCTTTAGACTCTTTGAAAATGTAATGAGTAGAGAAAGGAGGAATTGAAggaatatatcaatatttatacaAGAGACGGTCACTCACCATCTTTACAGTCTGATGTGTACACTGCAACCGAGAAGTCTTTTGGCAGCACTTAGTTGAGGCTCTATTGAGTTTAGGGTTTCCAGTAAATCCTGGCAGTGACCCAGCATCCACAATATCCTCTGGCAGTGGAACACTGAAATGTAATGCACGGttcatttgatttattacaACTGAATTTGATTGCCATTTGAAGGGTCTACCAGCCAGTATTAAATAACATCTTTTGAGAAGCTTCAAATTAAATCCCAATCTCAATTATATGCAACCACACAACCTGGAGAATGAACGTAGCCGATTCAAGAAGTCTGCATTACCAAAACGAAACGTTCAAATCTTGACGACGAAATGAGTTATTGCAGTTCTGTTTCCACTGGATGAAAAAGGTGTACTTCTCATTgaagcaagaaagaaaaaacaatggcAGTAATATATTAAGCTTGAGTATACAATTATAGCAAACTTGGTGAAGAACTGGAATAAGTACATATGCATAGAAAACAGATGTTgatgttaatgtgtgtttcaCAGACACCGGCGTCTGGCCTTACTCAAGCAGGTGAGCATCCGAGACAACTGCTGCACGCTGTGTTGTGACGTCATGGCGGACACGGAGCTGCGGCCCTGTGGTCATGGGTACGTGTGAATCTGCTGTAGACAAACGCTGCTTGAAAATCCCAAACTATTAAGAAAAACATATGTTAGACACGGGTCTAATTTTTCTTCTGTCTGTGAATGGATTCTCACATCTGTCTCTCCACCCTCCAGTGGCATGTGTATGGAGTGTGCCTTACAGTTGGAGACGTGCCCGCTGTGCCGCCAGGACATCCAGACCCGCGTCAGACTCATTGCTCATGTCTCCTGACCAACCTCCTGCCGCTTCTCCAGCAAGGAGAGACACACGAGCCCGACggcctcgccctcctcctcccacccagCAGGGCGACGAGCACGGTGTCGCGATGACGCCGGGACTCTGACTTCTGGTACGAGGAAGCGACGATGGAGGGGTGGAGCGGGGGAAATGAGAGGAGGGGGATTACAACCTGAACTGGATCCCCAGGAGCTTTCTCCCATTTGCCTACTTGTCTCCTCTTTTGTATCCTTCTGACGACTCGCTGCAGAAGTCGTGGCCAAGAATCGTCGACTTTCTACAAACGCCGTTTGTTTCCGAAATGAGAAGCAGAAAAACAATTTCACGAGATTACAGATGGGAACAATCTGTCGTCTGCTAGCGCCTGCGTAGAGTTACCAGACATCCTTTCTATGATACGAGGATCCCTCTGCGCTTTCAGCCCACAGGCTACTACTATTTAACCCCCTCATCGTCATGCACACGTCTGCGTAACAGAAAGGATCCCGGCCTGTTGTACAGTATTAAACACAAGGTACAGATGAATCTCACTTTCATGTTTTGGTGTGTAGATATGTGCGAATCGTGGTGTTCTGGAGGTGTCATTTTCATTCTCTTTTCTCAAGGTCATACCAACACCTTTCCTTTGGTCGGCTTCTCTTTCTGTACTGATTGATTTCCCACTGGTAGGGTTTGtcatttggaaaaaaaatacCTCGTATTGTAAAGTGTCCGATTTTACTTTTGATGTCAGACATCTTTAAAGTTGCCGAAGCAATTccaatattttaattttctgatttgttttttacaaatattagtAATGAGATCAGCTGTGACACCACAGAGGACGTTAACGGAACAAATATAGTTTGACAAccagtgaaaaataaaataaaaatttgaaTCTATATTATAAGTAAGTGATTTTTCAGGCGTCTGACCCAGCTGCTCTTTGTGCTTCGTCTCTCCTCGGATGTTATTTCCTCCGTCTCGGTCATGTTTGCAACAAACACAGCATCTGTAAATTAAATCACATGTTTTCTCCACAATTATAAGTTATAATTGAAGAGCCGGTGAGGGAGAAATACACAATTGAATTTCCACCACCGTCAGAATTGATTCGTGATAACAATTTGGCAACAACTTTTAATGCCACCGTGAGTCGTGCTTCGCTGAGTACATACGTCTTCATTTTCTGATCGTCAGACAATAGTCGTCTGTATTAAGATGACTATTTTGAATCCTCACGATGTGATTTTGTTTCATTAATGTTGATGTAAAAACTTGGTTGAGAAGCGCGACAGGTTTTGTTGATTGACAGTGTTGTATTAGCAGACGGGTAATTTGCTTTAAACAAATGTGAAATGTTTTAAGTAAATCATCTTTCCAAAATATCAGTGAACTAAATATCCCAGTGTCATT
Encoded proteins:
- the rspry1 gene encoding RING finger and SPRY domain-containing protein 1 produces the protein MIVATWITFCACRSLARVLLFLSTYSSLSPFWETLASVVSGTGTMGNSCVCREDSDLEDHHHGSSRATRGQARRVDHGPGVGADAGEARSSRPRDPVRPPRRGRGPHEPRRKKQNVDGLVLDTLAVIRTLVDNDQEPPYSMITLHEMAETDDGWLEVVQSLIRVIPLDDPLGPAVITLLLDECPLPTKDALQKLSDMLSLSSAVARQDALNPAKHRNTTAVLGCLAEKLAGPASIGLLSPGTLEYLLESLSSEAHPTVMLFALIALEKFSQTSENKLTVSESCISNRLAVLESWAEHPDYLKRQVGFCSQWSLDNLFLKGGRQFTFEKVNLTNVNTMLNSNDVSEYLKISPTGLEARCDASSFESVRCTFCVDSGVWYYEVTVITSGVMQIGWATKDSKFLNHEGYGIGDDEYSCAYDGCRQLIWYNARSKPHSHACWKEGDAIGFLLDLSKKQMVFYLNGHQLPPEKQVFSSATSGFFAAASFMSYQQCEFNFGAKPFRHPPSVKFSTFNDFASLLPSEKIILPRHRRLALLKQVSIRDNCCTLCCDVMADTELRPCGHGGMCMECALQLETCPLCRQDIQTRVRLIAHVS